The Comamonas testosteroni genome contains the following window.
CGCGAAGCCATGAAGCGCAGCTGCTTGGCTTTTTCCTTGATATCGGCAGGCGGCGTACCAAAGCGCTTGCGCCACAGCTCGCGGGCGCGTTCCAGCTCGGTATCGCGCAGTTGGTCGCTCGCGTTGCGCACCACTTCATCGTCCAGCCCTTTGCTGCGCAACTCCTGCACCAGCCGCGCCGTGCCAAAGCGACTGGACTTGCTGTGAATGACGGAATCCACCACCCGCTGCACGCTGATGAAGCCGCGCTTTTCCAGCTCGTCGAGAATGGCCTGCAGGTCATCACCCTCTTCCACATAAGGCGCCAGCTTGCGCTGCAGCTCCAGCCGCGAATGCTCGCGCTGCCCCAGCAGCTTCAGGGCTCGGCCTTTGAGTGAAAGCTTGGCAAAGCTCACGACACATCTCCAGAAACAAAAAGGCGCAGGACGAACCTGCGCAAAGATGGCAAACCTTTTGAGCAATGAGGCCCGCACTCAAACACTGGCGCTCACCAAGCCAGGGACATCAAGCAAGGGCCGCATCGCAGCGAGGATGTCGTCCCCTTTCGCGAAAGGCGCATAGCGCCTCAGGGAAGAATCAGCCTTCAATCACTCCGTCCTTGTCCACCTTGCCCTTGCCGCCCTTGACAGGCTTGGCTTCGGCAGCCGCTGCACCTTCCACAGGCAGCAGCTTGATGCCCAGGCTATCGCGCACCTTGTTTTCGATTTCGATGGCCAGCGCGGGGTTCTCGCGCAGGAACTCACGCGAGTTGTCGCGGCCCTGGCCGATTTTTTCGCCGTTGTAGGCATACCAGGCA
Protein-coding sequences here:
- the recX gene encoding recombination regulator RecX, with product MSFAKLSLKGRALKLLGQREHSRLELQRKLAPYVEEGDDLQAILDELEKRGFISVQRVVDSVIHSKSSRFGTARLVQELRSKGLDDEVVRNASDQLRDTELERARELWRKRFGTPPADIKEKAKQLRFMASRGFSSAVASRVLREAPYSAFDESDDAG